The proteins below come from a single Oscillospiraceae bacterium genomic window:
- a CDS encoding DegV family protein, which produces MAWMIVCDSSCEIRELQNPAPGVQFALAPFKIRVGEREYVDLPTLNTRQMLQAMTDYNGASTTACPSPEEWAEYFLLADNVFAFTISSNLSGSYNAAIAAREMVLEEHPEKNIFVLDTLSCSGALAGAAELANKLIGENQTFEDICFALQKFAESTHILFALASFDNLAKNGRVSKVVGFIAGRLNMRVLGRRTSEGRIDFYFKTRGETRVLAKILEQMVEDGYDGVHPVLISECGNQTAAQLLHHGIEAKWPGAPVRIVPCSGLCSFYAQDQGIIITY; this is translated from the coding sequence ATGGCATGGATGATCGTATGCGACAGCTCCTGTGAGATCCGCGAGCTGCAAAACCCTGCACCCGGTGTGCAGTTTGCCCTTGCACCGTTTAAGATTCGCGTTGGCGAGCGGGAATATGTCGACCTGCCCACGCTGAACACCCGGCAGATGCTGCAGGCCATGACCGACTACAACGGTGCCAGCACCACCGCCTGCCCCAGCCCGGAGGAATGGGCCGAGTATTTCCTGCTGGCGGACAATGTCTTTGCCTTCACGATCAGCAGCAACCTGTCCGGCAGCTACAACGCCGCCATTGCAGCGCGTGAGATGGTGCTGGAGGAGCATCCTGAGAAAAATATCTTCGTGCTGGATACACTGAGCTGCTCCGGCGCGCTGGCCGGTGCTGCCGAGCTTGCCAACAAGCTGATCGGCGAAAACCAGACCTTTGAGGACATCTGCTTTGCGCTGCAGAAGTTTGCCGAAAGCACCCATATCCTGTTTGCTCTGGCCAGCTTTGACAATCTGGCCAAAAACGGCCGCGTCAGCAAAGTGGTCGGCTTTATTGCGGGCCGCCTGAATATGCGCGTGCTGGGCCGCCGCACATCCGAAGGGCGCATTGACTTCTATTTCAAGACCCGCGGCGAGACCCGCGTGCTGGCAAAGATCCTTGAGCAGATGGTCGAGGACGGCTATGACGGCGTACACCCGGTATTGATCAGCGAGTGCGGGAACCAGACCGCCGCCCAGCTGCTGCACCACGGCATCGAGGCCAAGTGGCCCGGCGCGCCGGTGCGCATTGTCCCCTGCTCCGGTCTGTGCAGCTTCTACGCACAGGATCAGGGCATCATTATCACGTATTGA
- a CDS encoding SdpI family protein codes for MWFWWFMLLCDMLVPIVMVIVGRMMWKHCPKHINSLVGYRTTRSMKNMDTWKFAHDYCGKLWWKVGWVTTIASALIHIPLYHSDENTIGIAGLILVAIQCFVMVASIYPTEKALKKHFNDDGTRK; via the coding sequence ATGTGGTTTTGGTGGTTTATGTTACTATGTGATATGCTAGTTCCCATTGTTATGGTTATTGTAGGAAGAATGATGTGGAAACACTGCCCAAAGCATATAAATAGTCTGGTTGGGTATAGGACAACTCGCTCCATGAAAAATATGGACACTTGGAAATTTGCCCACGACTACTGCGGAAAACTTTGGTGGAAAGTAGGATGGGTAACGACTATAGCATCCGCTTTGATACATATTCCGTTATACCATAGTGATGAGAATACGATTGGAATTGCAGGGCTGATTCTTGTGGCAATTCAATGTTTTGTTATGGTTGCATCAATTTACCCGACAGAAAAAGCCTTGAAAAAGCATTTTAATGACGACGGAACGCGTAAATAA
- the clpB gene encoding ATP-dependent chaperone ClpB has product MNIEQMTQKTREALQAAQRIAVEYSNNAVEQEHLLAALAQQQDGLIPQMLQTLGVDANAFAQAALQKVEALPRVTGSGRDPEKIYISSDLDRALNAAEQQAKQMKDEYISVEHVFLGVLQRPGKAANEIFKMFGITTEKFMQQLSAVRGNQRVTSDNPEDTYNALKKYGQDLVEMARANKLDPVIGRDSEIRNVIRILSRKRKNNPVLIGEAGVGKTAIAEGLAQRIVRGDVPENLKDRTVFSLDMGALVAGAKYRGEFEERLKSVLNEVKKSEGKIILFIDELHTIVGAGKTDGAMDAGNLLKPMLARGELHCIGATTLDEYREYIEKDPALERRFQPVMVNEPTVEDTISILRGLKERYEVYHGVKIQDAALIAAATLSDRYITDRFLPDKAIDLVDEACAMVKTELDSMPAELDEMNHRITQLQIEEASLKKETDELSKQRLATLEKEMAELRDSFNSKKAQWENEKNAVNKVQSLRAEVESTKAEIEKATRTGDYAKAGELQYGKLPTLQKQLEEEEKIAEAKKESSLLRDRVTDDEIARIVARWTGIPVSKLVEGEREKLLRLPDTLHQRVIGQDEAVQKVADAILRSRAGIANPNRPIGSFLFLGPTGVGKTELAKALAQALFDDEKNMVRIDMTEYMEKFSVSRLIGAPPGYVGYEEGGQLTEAVRRHPYSVVLFDEVEKAHPDVFNILLQVLDDGRITDSQGRTVDFKNTVIILTSNLGSDLILEDLEKSRAMGKNELSDEAKNAIDQLLKRQFRPEFLNRLDDIVYYKSLTKQEIGSIVDLMLADLRRRLADKQLELVVTDAAKNAIIDGGYDPIYGARPLKRYIQAHVETMIAKEIIGGSHAAGDTLTVDADAEGKLVLR; this is encoded by the coding sequence ATGAATATCGAACAAATGACACAAAAGACCCGTGAGGCTCTGCAGGCTGCACAGCGCATCGCGGTGGAATATTCCAACAACGCGGTGGAGCAGGAACATCTGCTCGCCGCGCTGGCCCAGCAGCAGGACGGGCTAATCCCGCAGATGCTGCAGACCCTCGGCGTGGACGCCAATGCCTTTGCACAGGCGGCTTTGCAGAAGGTGGAGGCACTGCCCCGTGTGACCGGCTCCGGTCGTGACCCGGAGAAGATTTATATCTCGAGCGATCTTGACCGCGCCCTCAACGCAGCGGAACAACAGGCCAAGCAGATGAAGGATGAATACATCAGCGTAGAGCATGTGTTCCTTGGTGTTTTGCAGCGTCCCGGTAAGGCTGCTAATGAAATTTTCAAGATGTTCGGCATTACGACTGAGAAATTTATGCAGCAGCTCAGTGCGGTACGCGGCAACCAGCGTGTGACGAGTGATAACCCGGAGGACACCTATAACGCCCTGAAAAAGTACGGGCAGGATCTTGTCGAGATGGCCCGCGCCAACAAGCTGGACCCTGTCATCGGCCGTGATTCGGAAATCCGCAACGTTATCCGTATCCTTTCCCGTAAGCGCAAGAACAACCCTGTGCTGATCGGTGAGGCCGGTGTCGGCAAGACTGCCATCGCCGAGGGCCTTGCCCAGCGTATCGTGCGCGGTGATGTGCCCGAAAATCTGAAGGACCGTACCGTGTTCAGTCTGGATATGGGTGCGCTGGTCGCGGGTGCCAAATACCGCGGCGAGTTTGAGGAACGCTTAAAGAGCGTCTTGAACGAGGTCAAGAAGTCCGAGGGCAAGATCATCCTCTTTATTGATGAGCTGCACACCATCGTCGGTGCCGGCAAAACTGATGGCGCGATGGATGCCGGCAACCTGCTCAAGCCGATGCTGGCCCGCGGCGAGCTGCACTGCATTGGTGCGACTACGCTTGATGAGTACCGCGAATATATCGAGAAGGACCCCGCGCTGGAACGCCGTTTCCAGCCTGTCATGGTCAACGAACCGACCGTCGAGGACACCATCTCGATCCTGCGTGGTCTGAAGGAACGGTATGAGGTCTACCACGGCGTCAAAATTCAGGACGCTGCGCTCATCGCCGCCGCGACCCTGTCCGACCGCTATATTACCGACCGTTTCCTGCCCGACAAGGCCATTGACCTTGTGGATGAAGCCTGCGCCATGGTCAAGACGGAGCTGGATTCGATGCCTGCGGAACTCGATGAAATGAACCACCGCATCACCCAGCTGCAGATCGAGGAGGCCTCCTTAAAGAAGGAAACCGATGAACTGTCCAAGCAGCGTCTGGCCACTCTTGAAAAAGAGATGGCTGAACTGCGCGACAGCTTCAACAGCAAGAAGGCCCAGTGGGAAAACGAGAAGAACGCCGTGAACAAGGTGCAGAGCCTGCGTGCCGAGGTGGAGTCCACCAAGGCTGAAATCGAAAAGGCTACCCGCACCGGTGATTACGCCAAGGCCGGCGAGCTGCAATACGGCAAGCTGCCCACCCTGCAGAAGCAGCTGGAAGAGGAAGAAAAAATCGCCGAGGCGAAGAAGGAATCCAGCCTGCTGCGTGACCGTGTGACGGATGATGAGATCGCCCGCATTGTGGCCCGCTGGACCGGTATCCCGGTCTCCAAGTTGGTCGAGGGCGAGCGCGAAAAGCTGCTGCGCCTGCCGGACACGCTGCATCAGCGGGTCATCGGTCAGGACGAGGCCGTGCAGAAGGTCGCGGACGCGATCCTGCGCTCCCGCGCCGGTATCGCCAACCCCAACCGCCCGATCGGCAGCTTCCTGTTCCTTGGCCCCACGGGTGTCGGCAAGACCGAGCTGGCCAAGGCGCTGGCGCAGGCCCTGTTTGACGATGAGAAGAACATGGTCCGTATCGACATGACCGAGTATATGGAGAAATTCAGCGTATCTCGTCTGATCGGTGCGCCTCCGGGATATGTCGGCTATGAGGAGGGCGGCCAGCTGACCGAGGCTGTGCGCCGCCATCCCTACAGTGTTGTGCTTTTCGATGAGGTCGAAAAGGCGCATCCCGATGTCTTTAACATCCTGCTGCAGGTGCTGGATGACGGCCGCATTACCGACAGTCAGGGCCGCACGGTGGACTTCAAGAACACGGTTATCATCCTTACCTCCAACCTCGGCTCCGACCTGATTCTGGAGGATCTTGAAAAGAGCCGTGCGATGGGCAAGAATGAGCTGTCCGATGAGGCTAAGAACGCCATCGACCAGCTGCTCAAGCGGCAGTTCCGTCCCGAGTTCCTCAACCGTCTGGATGACATCGTATACTACAAGAGCCTGACGAAGCAGGAAATCGGCTCCATCGTGGATTTGATGCTGGCTGACCTGCGCCGCCGTCTGGCCGACAAGCAGCTGGAGTTGGTCGTCACCGATGCGGCGAAGAACGCCATCATTGACGGCGGCTATGACCCGATCTACGGTGCCCGCCCGCTGAAGCGGTATATTCAGGCCCATGTCGAGACGATGATCGCCAAGGAGATCATCGGCGGCTCCCATGCGGCAGGGGATACCCTGACTGTGGACGCAGATGCCGAGGGCAAGCTTGTACTGCGTTGA
- a CDS encoding DUF2812 domain-containing protein, translating to MSKKCYRFFGGLLNTQEKWLNKMSEKGYRLVRTGKLLYEFEKCKPDEVIYCVEFIGEKSKESSIDYANFLKDMGYQVFFKNINLNYSVGKVRWRPWAERGGRIATNTTTFNREILIVEKTNDGKPFELHTSYDDKEKYYRNLRNLWLFLLLMFALFAVAMQSIIFGIFALVSIIPGSIYQIQIMKSRKEAKTQEW from the coding sequence ATGAGTAAAAAATGTTATCGTTTTTTTGGCGGATTGCTAAATACGCAGGAAAAATGGCTAAACAAAATGTCTGAAAAGGGTTATCGACTTGTTCGGACAGGAAAACTGTTATACGAATTTGAAAAATGCAAGCCCGATGAAGTGATCTATTGCGTAGAGTTTATTGGAGAAAAATCAAAAGAGAGTTCAATAGACTATGCTAACTTTTTGAAGGATATGGGATATCAGGTGTTTTTCAAAAATATCAATCTAAACTATTCTGTTGGAAAAGTTCGTTGGCGCCCATGGGCAGAAAGGGGCGGTCGTATTGCGACAAACACAACAACTTTTAATCGAGAAATATTGATTGTAGAAAAAACAAATGATGGAAAGCCTTTTGAACTCCATACCTCTTATGACGATAAAGAAAAATATTATCGCAACTTACGCAATCTGTGGCTATTTCTACTGCTCATGTTTGCACTATTCGCAGTTGCAATGCAATCAATAATCTTTGGTATTTTTGCGTTGGTTTCTATAATTCCTGGCAGTATATATCAAATACAGATAATGAAAAGTCGGAAGGAAGCCAAGACACAGGAATGGTGA
- a CDS encoding autorepressor SdpR family transcription factor, whose amino-acid sequence MGDAFKALADPTRRRILELLAQGDLTAGEIAAHFEMTKPSVSHHLNILKSAELITDERRGQNIVYSVNLTVFQELMKWFYDCGLVGGHNDEKE is encoded by the coding sequence ATGGGAGACGCTTTTAAGGCGCTGGCCGACCCGACACGGCGGCGCATTTTAGAATTGCTGGCACAGGGCGATCTGACTGCCGGGGAGATCGCCGCACATTTTGAGATGACGAAACCGTCTGTCAGCCACCACCTGAACATTTTAAAGAGTGCCGAGCTTATCACCGATGAGCGGCGCGGCCAGAACATCGTGTACAGCGTGAATCTGACCGTGTTTCAGGAATTGATGAAGTGGTTTTACGACTGCGGCCTTGTAGGAGGGCACAACGATGAAAAAGAATAA
- a CDS encoding PadR family transcriptional regulator yields MRDNAKSGALTEVTFYILLSLYTPKHGYAVMQFVEEKTGGRLSLGAGTLYGALNSLQDKKWIEPYGDSEGRKKEYHITAQGKEIAEKELARLNELVSVASEIIGGAV; encoded by the coding sequence ATGAGAGACAATGCAAAAAGTGGCGCACTTACAGAAGTGACCTTTTATATTTTACTCTCTCTTTATACACCAAAACACGGATACGCCGTTATGCAGTTTGTTGAAGAAAAAACGGGCGGGCGGCTTTCGTTAGGAGCAGGCACTTTATATGGAGCATTAAACTCTTTGCAGGACAAGAAGTGGATTGAACCTTATGGAGATAGTGAGGGAAGAAAAAAAGAATACCACATTACAGCACAGGGAAAAGAAATTGCAGAAAAAGAGCTTGCAAGACTAAATGAACTTGTAAGTGTTGCAAGTGAAATTATTGGAGGTGCAGTATGA
- a CDS encoding manganese efflux pump MntP family protein, with protein MTLFDLILIAVSLSMDAFAVSICKGLSVRRVNLTHALTCGLWFGGFQFLMPTLGYFLGDHFAVVLTKFGPWIAFVLLALIGANMVKESFAGDEQLDDDYSAKAMLPLAIATSIDAFAVGVSFAAMQVDILPAAGLIGIITCLLSAVGVKVGAMFGDKYRAPAERIGGIVLILIGIKTLLTGLGVL; from the coding sequence ATGACTTTGTTTGACCTGATCCTGATTGCCGTCAGCCTCTCGATGGACGCATTTGCCGTTTCGATCTGCAAGGGGCTGTCTGTCCGCAGGGTGAACCTTACCCACGCCCTGACCTGCGGGCTTTGGTTTGGCGGCTTTCAGTTCCTGATGCCCACGCTGGGGTATTTTCTGGGCGACCACTTTGCCGTGGTGCTGACGAAATTCGGCCCCTGGATCGCCTTCGTGCTGCTGGCGCTCATCGGTGCCAACATGGTCAAGGAGAGCTTTGCCGGAGATGAGCAGCTGGACGACGACTATTCCGCCAAGGCGATGCTGCCGCTGGCGATTGCCACCAGCATTGACGCCTTTGCTGTCGGCGTCAGCTTTGCCGCCATGCAGGTGGATATCCTGCCTGCTGCCGGGCTTATCGGCATCATCACCTGCCTGCTGTCCGCTGTCGGCGTCAAGGTGGGCGCGATGTTCGGTGACAAATACCGCGCCCCCGCTGAGCGCATCGGCGGTATCGTTCTGATTTTGATCGGCATCAAAACGCTGCTGACCGGGCTGGGGGTACTGTAA
- a CDS encoding exonuclease domain-containing protein has product MNLIVFDLEWNIGYQPKTFLYHGAELTLRGEIIQIGAVRINARGDVLDTFEVNLRPRIFRKLQHHIAKVTGLSQGDLDAGLPMREGLQKFLDWAGPDAELAEWGLDDVPVLKQNLFLVGLDENWPDRWYDLQRIFLQAYPRREGEGLTLESVVDRLGIPKEEPFHNALDDALYTAKICRKLPLAEGLATYPTEEELLTEALLGSEKTGCDVQLFMNRLEHDDYRNLPELYKVNCPECGAPLTNDEVWLKRGNTGYFTRSSCPYCGHWYLRFKLSRRDGLHWSFGRCLDAATPEYDAKWDKQKAALLERTKRKQERENRT; this is encoded by the coding sequence GTGAATCTGATCGTTTTCGACTTGGAATGGAACATCGGCTATCAGCCGAAAACCTTCCTCTATCACGGTGCAGAGCTGACGCTGCGCGGTGAAATCATTCAGATTGGTGCGGTCCGCATCAATGCACGCGGCGATGTACTGGATACCTTTGAGGTCAACCTCAGGCCGCGCATCTTCCGCAAGCTGCAGCACCATATCGCCAAGGTTACCGGCCTTTCCCAAGGGGATCTGGACGCGGGGCTGCCGATGCGGGAGGGCCTGCAGAAATTCCTTGACTGGGCCGGGCCGGACGCCGAGCTGGCCGAGTGGGGGCTTGATGATGTGCCGGTGCTGAAGCAGAATCTCTTTCTGGTCGGGCTGGACGAAAACTGGCCGGACCGCTGGTATGATCTGCAGCGGATCTTTCTGCAGGCCTACCCCCGCAGGGAGGGCGAGGGCCTGACGCTGGAAAGCGTGGTTGACCGGCTGGGCATCCCCAAGGAGGAGCCTTTCCACAATGCGCTCGATGATGCGCTGTACACGGCCAAGATCTGCCGCAAGCTGCCGTTGGCCGAGGGACTTGCCACCTACCCGACGGAGGAGGAGCTGCTGACCGAGGCGCTGCTCGGCAGTGAAAAGACAGGCTGTGATGTGCAGCTGTTCATGAACCGGCTGGAGCATGATGACTACCGCAATCTGCCGGAGCTGTACAAGGTAAACTGCCCCGAGTGCGGCGCACCGCTGACGAATGACGAGGTATGGCTCAAGCGCGGCAACACGGGGTATTTCACCCGCAGCAGCTGCCCCTACTGCGGGCACTGGTATCTGCGCTTCAAGCTGAGCCGCCGTGACGGCCTGCATTGGAGTTTCGGCCGCTGTCTGGATGCTGCCACCCCGGAGTATGATGCCAAATGGGATAAGCAGAAGGCCGCCCTGCTGGAGCGCACAAAGCGCAAGCAGGAACGGGAAAACCGCACATAA
- a CDS encoding Cof-type HAD-IIB family hydrolase, translating into MQYKILALDLDGTLTNTDKIITPRTKAALQAAAQRGVCIVLASGRPTVGIEPLAKELELEKYGGCILSYNGGKIIDCKTGETLVQYAFPAQLIEPVCTFSRYWNVVPLTYDRNGIVTEDPASPYVQEEARINRIPVRQVENLPAEVTYPINKLLLTGDPADMPHVEELMQQEFAGKLSICRSQPFFIETMPLGVGKDTSLEILLRAKGLTPANLMACGDGWNDLPMIRLAGLGVAMGNAQAPVKAAADWLTADNDHDGVGLVVEKFILEEN; encoded by the coding sequence ATGCAATATAAAATCCTGGCACTGGACCTTGACGGCACACTGACCAACACGGATAAAATCATCACACCGCGCACCAAAGCGGCCCTGCAGGCGGCAGCGCAAAGGGGTGTCTGTATCGTGCTGGCCAGCGGCCGTCCCACGGTCGGCATTGAGCCGCTGGCTAAGGAGCTGGAGCTGGAAAAATACGGCGGCTGTATCCTGAGCTACAACGGCGGTAAGATCATCGACTGCAAGACCGGGGAAACGCTTGTACAGTATGCCTTCCCGGCACAGCTCATCGAGCCGGTCTGCACCTTCAGCCGGTATTGGAATGTCGTGCCGCTGACCTATGACCGAAACGGCATCGTGACCGAGGACCCCGCCAGCCCCTATGTGCAGGAGGAGGCTCGCATCAATCGTATTCCCGTGCGGCAGGTCGAGAACCTCCCCGCTGAGGTGACCTACCCCATCAACAAGCTGCTGCTGACCGGTGACCCGGCGGATATGCCCCATGTCGAGGAGCTGATGCAGCAGGAATTTGCCGGCAAGCTGTCCATCTGCCGCAGCCAGCCTTTCTTTATTGAAACAATGCCGCTGGGTGTGGGCAAGGATACCTCGCTGGAGATTCTGCTGCGTGCCAAGGGGCTGACCCCCGCCAACCTGATGGCCTGCGGTGACGGCTGGAATGATTTGCCTATGATCCGTCTGGCGGGTCTGGGCGTGGCCATGGGCAATGCACAGGCCCCGGTCAAGGCCGCAGCAGACTGGCTGACCGCCGACAACGACCATGACGGCGTGGGCCTTGTGGTCGAGAAGTTTATTTTAGAGGAGAACTGA
- a CDS encoding SdpI family protein, giving the protein MKKNKLFWILTVGCALNFAAHLYFYPSLPDIVPTHWGASGQVNGWGPKSTILILAALPFAMLIMFEVIRKVDPKHQNFEKFGKVWNLFVVLFTVMMAMFSWLSELAVFGKLPDNSNIVSILVCGGIGVLFIILGNFMPQVKQNYTFGCRTPWALNDEHNWQRTQRMGGYTFVIMGISLLVIAFLGGLLGDAGCMILLLVAVFGGSAWIYLYSYLVYIGKMK; this is encoded by the coding sequence ATGAAAAAGAATAAGCTGTTTTGGATCTTAACCGTAGGCTGCGCGCTGAATTTTGCCGCGCACCTGTACTTCTACCCTTCCCTGCCGGACATTGTGCCCACCCACTGGGGCGCAAGCGGACAGGTCAACGGCTGGGGGCCGAAATCCACCATTTTGATTTTGGCCGCTCTTCCGTTTGCAATGCTTATTATGTTTGAGGTCATCCGCAAAGTCGACCCCAAGCACCAGAATTTTGAGAAATTCGGCAAGGTGTGGAACCTGTTTGTGGTGCTGTTCACCGTGATGATGGCCATGTTCAGCTGGCTGAGTGAACTGGCTGTGTTCGGCAAGCTGCCGGACAACAGCAACATTGTCAGCATTCTGGTCTGCGGCGGCATCGGCGTGCTGTTCATTATTTTGGGGAATTTTATGCCGCAGGTCAAGCAGAACTACACCTTTGGCTGCCGCACGCCGTGGGCGCTGAACGATGAGCACAACTGGCAGCGTACCCAGCGCATGGGCGGGTATACCTTTGTTATCATGGGCATCTCGCTTTTGGTGATCGCTTTTCTGGGCGGTCTGCTGGGTGACGCCGGGTGCATGATTCTGCTGCTTGTCGCCGTTTTCGGCGGCAGCGCATGGATCTATTTGTATTCGTATCTGGTGTATATCGGGAAGATGAAGTGA
- a CDS encoding LysR family transcriptional regulator, with the protein MDTERWQILLKAIDRGSLRAAAEEMGFTVSGISRSVATLEKELGFSLLYRAKSGVQPTEECRQLLPSVRELLFAQERLEQIAAKVRGADCGTIVIGTAYNCYYEWVTQMMAAFRTRHPGVVIKIVNGTSSELAEMLLDHRTDFCLISHRDDLPVWLPIRQDELMVLLPKSHPLAAQEAIPVENLKTEPFIESYPGMETDITLIFDKIKARPDARYSTMDITATYAMVSAGLGISVNNAINHQPGYPGVVERPMAPHQMMEIGLACGENLAPAAQAFLDFVKERLPE; encoded by the coding sequence ATGGACACAGAACGCTGGCAGATCTTATTGAAGGCAATCGACCGCGGCAGCCTGCGCGCTGCAGCGGAGGAGATGGGCTTTACCGTCTCCGGCATCAGCCGCAGCGTGGCAACGCTGGAGAAGGAACTTGGTTTTTCATTGCTCTACCGCGCCAAAAGCGGCGTGCAGCCCACCGAGGAGTGCCGCCAGCTGCTGCCGTCCGTGCGTGAGCTGCTCTTTGCGCAGGAGCGTCTGGAGCAGATTGCGGCCAAGGTGCGCGGCGCGGATTGCGGCACGATTGTCATCGGCACGGCATACAACTGTTATTATGAGTGGGTCACCCAGATGATGGCGGCCTTCCGAACCCGGCATCCCGGCGTGGTCATCAAGATCGTGAACGGCACCAGCAGCGAACTGGCTGAGATGCTGCTCGATCACCGCACCGACTTCTGCCTGATCAGTCACCGTGACGATCTGCCGGTCTGGCTGCCCATCCGGCAGGATGAGCTGATGGTTCTGCTGCCCAAGAGCCACCCGCTGGCCGCGCAGGAGGCTATCCCGGTAGAGAACCTGAAAACCGAGCCCTTCATCGAGAGCTACCCCGGCATGGAGACGGACATCACCCTGATTTTCGATAAGATCAAGGCGCGCCCCGATGCCCGGTATTCCACAATGGATATTACGGCCACCTACGCCATGGTCTCGGCGGGTCTGGGCATCAGCGTCAACAATGCCATCAACCACCAGCCGGGCTACCCCGGCGTGGTCGAACGCCCGATGGCACCCCACCAGATGATGGAAATCGGCCTTGCCTGCGGGGAAAATCTCGCCCCCGCTGCGCAGGCGTTCCTGGATTTCGTGAAGGAGCGGCTGCCGGAATAA
- a CDS encoding GDSL-type esterase/lipase family protein, protein MADFYTYRSEVAGKRRKRKLFLALIVLLALLCAGAGFYWFRDNGTPAPQEADSAAAQPTATAESTMAPTAAPTQQPIAEPQRLVQSVDTAVWDKSEPVAQTIDTEFLNTDHRMVAVPMLGTVTKDYFNTVTFAGDSIASGLGIYDTGYHNAHYATYVSAGVQTFVNNVSVKNAVTGATETPMETIAASQPDYLYILVGTNNLVVQGSEDSFIAYYERLIDMLREQLNPGVILYIQAIPGVQETVVASKPGLDNQRIATVNDLLANMALRKGCYYVNIRETLTNTADGSQIDDYATKDGVHFNAAGYHAWAEYLATHTVWNRRSVYSGENPYYIYGA, encoded by the coding sequence ATGGCTGATTTTTATACCTACCGCAGTGAGGTTGCCGGCAAGCGGCGCAAGCGGAAATTGTTTTTGGCCCTGATCGTGCTTCTGGCGCTGCTCTGCGCCGGGGCCGGGTTTTACTGGTTCCGTGACAACGGCACCCCTGCACCGCAGGAGGCAGACAGCGCCGCGGCACAGCCGACTGCAACGGCGGAATCTACGATGGCCCCTACGGCCGCACCGACCCAGCAGCCCATCGCCGAGCCGCAGCGCCTTGTGCAGAGCGTGGATACCGCCGTGTGGGACAAGTCCGAGCCGGTCGCCCAGACCATAGATACGGAGTTTCTGAACACCGACCACCGGATGGTGGCGGTCCCGATGCTGGGCACGGTGACGAAGGACTACTTCAACACCGTGACCTTTGCGGGGGACAGCATTGCCTCCGGCCTCGGCATCTATGACACAGGCTACCACAATGCGCACTATGCGACCTATGTCAGCGCGGGCGTGCAGACCTTTGTCAACAATGTCAGCGTCAAGAACGCTGTCACCGGCGCGACCGAGACCCCGATGGAGACCATTGCGGCCAGCCAGCCGGACTATCTGTATATTCTGGTCGGCACCAACAATCTGGTTGTGCAGGGCAGTGAGGACAGCTTCATTGCCTACTATGAGCGTCTGATTGACATGCTGCGCGAGCAGCTCAACCCCGGCGTCATCCTTTATATCCAGGCCATCCCCGGCGTGCAGGAGACGGTCGTAGCTTCCAAGCCGGGGCTGGACAACCAGCGCATCGCCACCGTCAACGATCTGCTGGCCAATATGGCGCTGCGCAAGGGCTGTTACTATGTTAATATCCGGGAGACCCTGACTAACACGGCGGACGGCAGCCAGATCGATGACTATGCCACCAAGGACGGCGTGCATTTCAATGCGGCGGGCTATCATGCATGGGCCGAGTATCTGGCCACCCATACCGTCTGGAACCGCCGCAGCGTGTACAGCGGCGAGAACCCTTATTATATCTACGGCGCATAA